The stretch of DNA CCCGAGGCATGGAACTGCGACCAGATCGCTGGCGAGTACCGGGACTGGCTGGATCAGGGCAACAAGGCGGGCGACTGGAAGTATGTCGGCCCGGTCTATGTCCATGTCGAGGACGGGGGCGAATACGACTGGGGCGATTGGATCGACTGGGCCAATGGCAACGGCTGCGCCGGCGGGGCGTTCATCAGGCCCGAAGTGCTGCCCGGGGTCGTGCTGGCACCTGGGCTGGTTGGCGGCCTGATCACGGCTGCGGGCGCGGGTGGCCTGATCGGCGCGCAGGCCGGCTCCGGCCCGCGGAGCCCTGGCTGAAGCTCGGTCAATCCGACCATGGAATGCGAAGGGCGGCCCGCGAGCCGCCCTTTTCCTTGGTCACTTCAGGGGCAGGATTTGCCGAATGATAAAGTCGGCTGCCTCTTCCGCGGTCATCTCGACCGTATTGACCCGGATTTCCGGATCTTCAGGCGCTTCATAGGGGCTGTCGATACCGGTGAAGTTCTTCAGCTTGCCGTCGCGGGCCTTCTTGTAGAGGCCCTTCACGTCGCGCGCCTCGGCCACTTCGAGCGGGGTGTCGACGTGGATCTCGATGAACTCGCCGTCGCCGATCATGTCGCGCACCAGCTGGCGGTCCGCCCGGAAGGGGCTGATGAAAGCGGTCAGCACGATCAGGCCCGCATCGGTCATCAGCTTGCACACCTCGCCGATGCGGCGGATGTTCTCGATCCGGTCGCTCTCGGTGAAGCCCAAGTCCTTGTTGAGCCCGTGGCGGACGTTGTCGCCGTCGAGCAGGAAGGTGTGGCGATTCATGATCGCCAGCTTCTTCTCGACTTCGTTGGCGATGGTCGACTTGCCCGATCCCGACAGGCCGGTGAACCACAGTACGCGCGGCGTCTGGTTTTTCATCGCGGCGTGATGCTCGCGGGTGATGTCGGTCGCCTGCCAGTGGACGTTCTGGCTGCGGCGCAGGCTGAAGTGCAGCATCCCGGCACCGACGGTGTGGTTGGTGATCTTGTCGATCAGGATGAATCCGCCGAGCGTGCGATTGTCGACGTAGGGATCGAACACCACGCGCTTGTCGGTGGTGATTTCGCACACGCCGATCTGGTTGAGATGGAGCGTCTGCGAAGCGAGATGTTCCATCGTATTGACGTCGATCTCGTACTTCGGATGGGCCACCGTCACGCTGACGGTCTGCGTGCCCAGCTTGAGCCAATAGGCGCGGCCGACGACCAGCGGCTCGTCGTCCATCCACACGATGGTGGTCTCGAACTGGTCGGCCACTTCGGGCGGGCTGTCGGCCGAAGCGAGCACGTCGCCGCGCGAGCAGTCGATCTCGTCATCGAGGCAGATCGTCACCGACTGGCCGGCGATGCCTTCATCGAGATCGCCGTCCATCACCACGACCGACTTGACGGTGCTGACTTTGCCCGAAGGCAACGATCGGACCCGGTCGCCGGGCTTGACCGTGCCGCTGGCGATGAGTCCGGAGAAACCGCGGAAGTCGAGGTTGGGGCGGTTGACCCATTGCACCGGCATGCGGAATGACTTCTCGGCATCGCCCGCGGCGTTGATCTCGACTTGTTCGAGGTGGTCGACCAGTGTTGGACCCTGGTACCACGGGGTCTTGGCCGAGTGAGTGGTGATGTTGTCGCCCTTGAAACCCGAGATCGGGATCGCGGTGTAACCCTCGATGCCGATGCTTTCGGCGAAATGCGCGTAATCGGCGACGATCGCGTCGAATTTGGCCTGATCGTAATCGATCAGGTCCATCTTGTTGACCGCCAGCACCAGATTGCGGATGCCGAGCTGGTGGCACAGGAAGCTGTGCCGCTTGGTCTGCACCAGCACGCCCTTGCGTGCGTCGATCAGGATCACCGCGAGGTCAGCGGTCGATGCGCCGGTGACCATGTTGCGGGTGTACTGTTCGTGTCCCGGGCAGTCGGCGACGATAAACTTGCGCTTCTCGGTCGCGAAAAAACGATAGGCGACGTCGATCGTGATGCCCTGCTCGCGTTCAGCGGCGAGGCCGTCGACCAGCAGAGCGAAGTCGATCTCCTGCCCCTGCGTGCCGACCTTCTTGCTGTCGCTTTCCAGTGCGGCAAGCTGGTCTTCGAAGATCATCTTGGAATCGTAGAGCAAGCGGCCGATCAGGGTCGACTTGCCGTCATCCACGCTGCCGCAGGTGATGAAGCGCAGCATCGACTTGTTCTGGTGCTGCTCGAGATAGGCTTCGATGTCCTCGGCGATCAGCGCGTCGGTCTGGTAAACCTGCTCGGTCATCAGAAGTACCCCTCCTGCTTCTTCTTCTCCATCGAGGCATCGCCGGCGTCCTTGTCGATCACGCGGCCCTGGCGTTCGCTGGTGGTGGTGAGGAGCATCTCCTGCACCACATCGGCGAGAGTCGCCGCCTCGCTCTCGACCGCACCGGTCAGCGGGAAGCATCCCAGCGTGCGGAAGCGGATCGACTTTTCGGTGATTTCGGGGCGCTTGCCCATGACCTTCTCGAGCCGTTCGATATCGTCGGCCATGAACAGTCCGCCTTCATGCTCGAAGGTCGGTCGCTTGGCGCTGAAATAGAGCGGCACGATCTCGATGTTCTCGGCCATGATGTATTGCCAGATGTCGAGCTCGGTCCAGTTCGAGATCGGGAAGACGCGGATGCTCTCGCCCTTCTTCTTGCGGGCGTTGTAGAGGTTCCACAGCTCGGGGCGCTGGTTCTTCGGGTCCCATCCGTGGCTGGCGGTACGGAAGGAGAAGATGCGTTCCTTGGCGCGGCTCTTCTCCTCGTCGCGGCGGGCGCCGCCGAAGGCCGCGTCGAAGCCGTATTTGTCGAGCGCCTGCTTGAGCCCTTCGGTCTTCCACATGTCAGTGTGCAGCGGGCCGTGATCGAACGGGTTGATCCCGCGCTCCATGGCCTCGGGGTTATGGTAGACGAGCAGTTCCATTCCCGCGTCGCGCGCGCTCTTCTCGCGCAGCGCATACATGTCCTTGAACTTCCAGGTCGTGTCGACGTGCAGCAGCGGGAAGGGCGGGGGCGACGGGAAGAAGGCCTTCTTTGCCAGGTGCAGCATCACCGCGCTGTCCTTGCCGATCGAATAGAGCATCACCGGCTTTTCCGCCTCGGCGACCACTTCGCGCATGATGTGGATCGCTTCCGCCTCGAGGCGCTGGAGATGGGTAAGGGTCTTGGCGTCGCTCATCGGAACTCCTTTTCGACCGATCGAGATAGTGCGAGCGCATCCTGGTGGACCTCCCATATGGGAGGTGGTATCCTGCTGACATGCGCATTCCCAACCTTGGAGAGACCGAACTCCTCCTGCCGCTCCACGGTGGGATGTTCGAACAGCCGATGTGGCAAACTTTTCTTCGTCGCTTGAAACGCGTGGCAGGCGGGGACCTAGCCATGCTTTCCCTGCGCACGCCCGGATCGCGCGACGAGCTGATCCTCAGCGATGGCGAACCCGGCGATGTTGCGCGGCTGCTGGGCGATACCATGCGCGAAGGGCGGACCTATGCGCTCGACGAACTGGTCGAGGGCAGGGCCGGTGGCGCCTACCCGGCGGACCTGCGCGCGATCCGGCTGCGCGATCCCGGCGGGCTCGAGGCCTGGCTGGCGCTTGGTGCGGACACGCCGCTCGAGGCCGAACATTCGAGCCTGCTCACGGCGCTCGCGCCGCACTTGCGCGTGGCGCTGAATGTCCTGGCCTCGCTCGAACGCGAGAAGGCCCGGGCCTCGATGAGCGCAGACGCCTTCCGGCGAATGAACTTCGGCTGGATTGCGGTCGATGAGCGCAGCCGGATCGTCGACTGCGATCCGCAGGCCGAACGCTTCCTCGAACGCTCGGGTTCGCTGCGTCGCGGGCCCTATGACCGCCTGGTGCCCTCGTCCCCCGGGGTCGATCGCCAATTGACCGCACTGGTGCGCGACTTCGCGGCCGATCAGCGCGACCGGCCACACGCGCTCAACCTCAGCCGCGATCCGTGGATCGACGTGCTTGTCTCACCTATGCACCTCGAATCGCTCACCGGCGACAGTCGCGCGGTTGCGGTGATCTATCTGCGCGGTGACCGGTCATCGAGCGCCGACCGGCACGAGCAACTGGTCGACCTGTTTGACCTGACTCCGGCTGAAGCACGGCTGGCATGGTCCTTGTCCCAAGGGCTTTCGATCGCCGAGGCGGCCGAAAATCATGGCCTGACGCTCGAGACGGCGCGCTATTATTCGAAGCGGATCTACGCCAAGACCGGCGCGCGCGGGCAGGTCGATCTGGTGCGCAATATCCTCACCGGCGTGCTGGCGCTAGCATAGCTTTCCTACAGGCTGACAGTCGCGCTAGGGCCGGGGCCGCTCTTTCTCCTGTTGCATCTCCCACACCACCCCCCCTCTGAAAAACGGGTAATGTGTCGCCTTCGGCCCGAGGCTGGCCAATAACGCGCTGTAAAGAAGGTCAATTTCTCCGCCGAGCAAAGGCGACACCGAGTCGCCTTTGTCGCCTTAGTCGACGCGGGTTGGATCGGTCCGGGCAGTCAGGTCAGGCCAGAAGGCCTCGGAACCGCGCGCTACCACCAACTCGCCGAGTACGCGGCTCCAATGCGCATCGTTGCCGAACTCGCTGCGCCATTGCCAAAGCCGCTTGGTCAGTTCGTGAAGCCCATATTCTTCGGTGAAGCCGATAGCACCATGGACCTGATGCGCGACGGTCGAGCCCACGCCTACTGCGCGGTTGGCGCGCAGTTTGGCGGCGGCCACTTCGAAGGTCGCATCGCCGCGGTCGAGTGCCTGAGCCGCGCCCATCGCCGCGCAATTGGCGGCTGCGGCCTCGCAGGCGAAGGTGGCGAGGCTTTGCTGGACCGCCTGGAACTTGCCCAGCGGGCGGCCGAACTGCTGGCGCTCGTTGACATAGCCGACTGCTATCGCCAGCGCCGCGTCGAGCGCTCCGGCGATCTGCGCGCCGCGGGCGAAGGCGCACAGCAGGAAATGCTCCTGGCTGCCCTCCTGTGCGCGCCCGGCAATGATCGCTTCAGGCAGAGGCAGGGCGAGCGCGTGGTATCCGGCGAGGCGGAACACCACCAGCGCGTCCTCCCATGTGCCACCGAAGCCGCCTTCGGTCTCGGGAGCCAGTAGCAGCGGCAGGCCGAGCTCTTCGATCCGCGCCCAGTCGCGTTCCATGGTGGCGCTCGAGCTGAGTTCGGCGAACAGCGGATCGGCCATTTCGGCCAGCATGCGGCGGGTGTCACTCATCTCAGGCCAAGTCCCCGTGCGATGATGCCTTTGAGGATTTCGCGCGTCCCTCCACGCAGCGAGAAGCTGGGCGAGACCTGTAGCAGATAGGCGGTGACGCGGGCGAGCGCGTCCTCGCCGTTCAGGTCCATCTCCACCACCGCCTGCACCAGCTCGGGGATCGCCTGTTCGTAGGAATTGCCCAGGTCTTTGACGATAGTCGCTTCGAGTGCGGGGTCCTCGCCACGCGCCAGCTTGGCAGCGACCGAAGCACTCATCAGCCGCAACGTCCATGCCTCAGCCGCGAGCCGCCCGACAAGTTCGCGTACCGTCTGATCGGGGTGCTTGCCCGCATGGCGGACCAGTTCGGTGAACAGCGCCATCGATGACAGGTAACGCTCGGGCCCCGAGCGCTCGAGCGACAGCTCGGCGGTCGCCTGCTTCCACCCATTGCCCTCTTCCCCGAGCAGCGCGGTTGCGGGCAGGCGCACGTCTTCGAAGAACACCTCGTTGAATTCATGCGCACCGGTCAGGTCGATGATCGGCTTCACCGTCACGCCCGGAGCGTCCATCGGGATGACGAATTGCGACAGGCCCTGCTGACGCTCGCTGCCCGGTTCGGAGCGGATCAGCGCGATCATGAAATGCGCGACATGCGCGCCGGTGGTCCAAACCTTCTGGCCGTTGATGACCCAGTCATCGCCGTCACGCCGTGCCGAGGTCCGCACAGAGGCAAGATCGGAACCCGAATTGGGTTCGCTGAGACCGATGCAGGCGAAAGCCTCGCCCCGCGCAATCGCGGGCACCCAGCGACGCTTCAGCTCCTCATTGCCCATGCGCAGCAACAAGGGCCCGCTCTGGCGGTCGGCAATCCAGTGCGCGCCGACCGGCGCACCCGCCGCCAGCAGTTCCTCGATCACCACGTAGCGCTCGATCTGGCTGCGTTCGTGCCCGCCGTATTCCCTGGGCCAGGTCATGCCCAGCAGCCCGGCCTCTCCCAGCCTGCGGCTGAAGGCCGGATCGGCCTTGGTCCAGCAATTGGCGCGACGGACCGGGTCGCGCTCGCCATGCTCGGCGACCAAGGCACGCACCTGCTCGCGCAAGGCGGTGGCGCTTTCGGGCCAGTCGACGGCCTCTGTAGCGAAGGTCTGCAAGGCTTCTCCTCTCGCGCCCTCTCTCACCAATCTATCGCCGCAGCGCAAGACCCGTTGCATCGAGAAACGAATCCCGACAGTGTATGCCCTATAGCGAGTCCTGGAGGAGAGAGATGATGACCGACTACAAGAACCTGATCGATGGCGAGATGGTCGACAATGGCCGCTGGATGGAGGTCGTCAATCCCGCCACTGAGGAAGTGTTTGCCCGCGTTCCAGCCTGCGGCAAGGACGAGCTCGATCGCGCCGTCACCGCTGCGCGCCGCGCCTTCAAGACCTGGCGCAAGACCAGTTCCGAGGAACGCCAGAAGGTGGTCCAGGGGATCGCCGCCGCGATCAAGGACAATGCGGACGAGCTGTTCCGCCTGCTCACCGCCGAACAGGGCAAGCCGCACCACCAGGCGCAGATGGAAATCTACGGTGCCGCGGGGCTGGCTGCCGCGCAGTCGACCCTGACGCTGGACGACGTGATCAACCAGGATGACGAGGAGCGCCTCAGCCGCACCCGCCGCGTGCCGGTGGGCGTGGTCGGCGGGATCGTGCCGTGGAACTTCCCCGTGATGATGGCGATCCAGAAGATCGTCCCCGCGCTGATTTCGGGCTGCACCATCGTGCTCAAGCCATCGCCCTTCACCCCGCTGACCACGCTGCGCGTGGCCGAGCTGATCAAGGACGTGGTCCCGGCCGGCACGGTCAACATCATTACCGGCGAGGACAGCCTCGGCCCGCTGATCACCGAGCATCCGGATATCGACAAGGTGACCTTCACCGGTTCGACCGCGACCGGCAAGAAGATCATGGAAGGCGCTTCGAAGGACCTCAAGCGCATCACGCTCGAACTCGGCGGCAATGACGCCTCGATCGTGCTGCCCGATGCCGATGTCGAAAAGGTTGCCGAACAGCTGTTCTGGTCGAGCTTCACCAATGCCGGGCAGATCTGCGTGGCGGCGAAGCGCATCTACATCCACGAGGACATCTACGACGACCTGAGCAAGGCAATCGCCGAATACGCCAAGGGCGTGACCGTGGGTGACGGATCGCAGCAGGGCACGGGCGTCGGGCCGATCCAGAACAAGAAGCAGTTCGATCGCGTGTGCGAACTGATCCAGGACGCCAAGGACAAGGGCTACAAGTTCCTGACCGGCGGCAATGTCGATCCTACGGGCACCGGCTATTACGTGCCGATCACCATCCTCGACAATCCGCCCGAAGACGCGCGGATCGTGGCTGAGGAACAGTTCGGCCCGGTCATGCCGCTGATGAAGTTCTCGACCGTCGACGAGGTGATCGCGCGGGCCAATAACTCCGACTACGGGCTGGCCGGTGCGGTCTGGACCAAGGACGTCGACAAGGGCGTCGAGATTGCCGAGCAGCTCGAAACCGGCACGGTGTGGGTCAACGAGTTCCTCCACATCTCGCCGCTGGCCCCCTTCGGCGGGCACAAGCAGTCGGGCTTCGGTGCGGAATACGGGCTCGATGGCCTCAAGGAATTCACCTACCCGCAGGTGATCACGGTCAAGCGCAACGCGGCGGTCTGACGCCTAACCGAGTGCGCGCAGGGTAGCTTCGTCGTCCACATCGGCGAGGGTGCCCTGCGGCGCCGCGACCAGTTCAGCCGCGCCCAGCAAGGCGCGAGCACCCTTGTCGCCGCTGGCAAGCACCAGCCGATCGAAATGCGCGCTGCCGAAGACGGCGGGTGGCATCGCAGCCGTGCCATCGGTTGAGGCGACCAGCGCCGCTTCTCCCTGTATGCGGGCCTTAGCCAGCAAGGCGACGAAATGGGCATGGGGCACCAGCGGCATGTCGGCGAGTGCGATCAATAGCTGGTCGATCTTAGCTTCCTTGGCTAACCGCCCCGCGAGGGCGACCGAAGTGCCCATGCCCTGCGCGGCATCGGGGTTCGGGACCGGATTGAAACCCGCCTCCACCCAGCCGGGAACGCAGGGATGCTCCGGATCGGACACGCTCACCCAGCGGTGGGCGAAAGCGAGCTGCGCCAGGGCGTCGGCGGCATGCAGGCCCAGCATCTTGCCCCGGAAACCCGCCGCCAGCTTGTCGCCGCCGAACCGGCGCGATTGCCCGGCGGCGAGTAGCGCCACCGCAAGGCGCGGCACCTCACCCAAGCCCGGCCTCGAAGGGGGTGTCCTGGTAGGCCTTCACGATCTCCGCCAGTGCCGAAAGCGCCAGCGTGTCGGGATCACGCGAGGAATGGAACAGGCCGATCGGCGCGTGGATGCTGGCGACCTGCTGCTCCGACACACCCGCCTGCGCCAGCGCCTCGCGGCGTAGCGCATGCGCGCGGCGCCCACCCATTGCCCCGAAGTAGAAATGCGGCAGCGCCAGCGCGCGCTGCATCAGCGCCAGCTCCCAGTCGTGATCGTGAAACAGGAAGACGAAGGCGGTCCAGTGGTCGCCATGCAGCCCGTCGGTCTCGGTGGTGCGGGTAAGCCGGCTGGCCGCGAGCCCCTCGCCCGCAAGTGCCGCTACCAGATCGCCATCGGGCGACAGGACTTCGACCTCGAGATCCATGGTCCGGGAGAGGCGGGCGAGCGCGGCCACGCCCGCGCCATGGCCGACCAGCACCAGCCGCGGCTGCGGCCAGTGGCCGAAGCGCCCGCAGCCGCCGGCGAAATCGAAGGAGGGGCTGGCCCAAACCTTCTCGAAGGCCGCGCCATCGGGTTTGATCGCGACCGAGAACGGCCTGCGCGCGGCAACCGCGGCAAGGCTCGCCTCGACCAGCGCGGCGTCGCCAAGCGGCTGGAAATGGATGTCGAGCCCGCCGCCGCAGGGCAGGCGAATGTCGAGATAGGGCGAACCCGCGCCGAAGCGCACGATCCGCGGCGCGCCTTCGTCAAGCGCAGCCAGCGCCTCGGCCACCACCGCATTCTCGATGCAGCCGCCCGAGAGCGAGCCGTTGAAGCTGCCGTCCTCGCACACGCCCATATGCGTGCCGGGATTGCGCATCGAACTGCCCTCGACCGCGAGCACGGTGACCAGCACGCAGCGCTGGCCCTGGCCGAGTTTCCCCGCGAGGAAGCGAAATACGCGCGGGGAATCCATCGCGATCCTATCCGGTGATGCCGGCGAGGTAGGCGATGATCGCGGCGCGCCTGGCCTCGTCGCTCACCGCGCCCGCGGCCATCGAGGTGCCGGGTACCTTGGCGGCGGGATTGGCGAGGAAGGCGTCGAGTTCCTCCTCGCTCCAGGTGATGCCCGATCCCTTCATCGCGTCCGAATAGGCGAAACCGGCCAGCGTGCCGGCTTTGCGCCCGACCACTCCGGCGAGATTGGGCCCGACGCCCGAAGCGCCTCCGAGTTCGACCGAATGGCAGGCCGCGCAGGCGGCAAAGGCGGCCTTGCCCGCCGCGCTCGGGTCGGCTGCCGCGCTGTCGGGTGTGGCAGCCACGGGGGTCCCGGGCTCGCGTACCACGATCTGTTCGACCGGCGGTTCAGGGTCGGATCCGCAAGCGGCCAGCGCCAGCGCAAGGGCGAGGGTCAGGGGACGGGCGAGAGTGGCCTTGTACATGCTCTGGGTCTCCTTTCCGCGCTCAGGCGAACTGCTTGGCGAAGGGCATTTCGCGCAGGCGCTTGCCCGACGCCGCGAAGATCGCGTTGGCCAGCGCCGGGGCGACCGGGGGCAAGCCGGGCTCGCCCGCGCCGCCCAGCGTCACGTGGTCGCCATTGATGATCTCCACCGCGATGGCGGGGCATTCGTTCATGCGCAGCATCTTGTAATCGTGGAAATTGCTCTGCTCGACCGCGCCGTCCTTGAGCGAGATCTCGCCATGGAGCGCGGCGGTCAGGCCATAGACGATGCCGCCCTCCATCTGGTTGCGGAAACCGTCGGGGTTCACCGCGAAGCCCGGATCGGCCGCGCACCACACCGTGACCAGCTTTGGCGATCCCGAGGTCATGTCGACCTCGACCACCTCGGCCACGATGGTGCCGAAGGATTCGACCAGCGCCACGCCCTTGCCATGGCCTTCGGGCGTGTTGCCCCAGTCGGCCATCGCGGCGACCTTCTCCAGCACCGCCTTGTGGCGCGGCGACTGGCCCAGCATTCCCAGCCGGAATTCGACCGGGTCCTTGTTCGCCGCATGTGCGGCCTCGTCGATGAAGCTTTCGATGAAGAAACCCTGCTGGCCGTGGTCGACCGAACGCAGCGACGCGAAGGGCAGGAGCAATTCGGCTTCGGCCACGCGGATCGACTTGTTGGGAATGTCGTAGAATGCGCAATCGAACGACCCCGGCGGGTCGTGCCGCTGGGTGAACACGTTGTTGTAGGCCACCAGCTTGCCGTTCTGGTCCAGCCCGCCCTTGAAGCGGCTGATATCGGCGCAGCGGAACAGGCCCTTTTGGGTGTCTTCCTCGCGCGACCAGATCATCTTGACCGGATAGCCGGTCGCCGCGCCGATCCGCGCGGCCATGGTCACGTAATCGGTTTCAAGCCGCCGCCCGAAGCCGCCGCCCAGCAGCGGATGGTGGAGGGTCACGTCATCGGCGCTTAGCCCGGTGGCCTTGGCTGCCGCGGTGCGCGCCATCAGCGGCACCTGCGTGCTGGTCCAGACATCGCACTTGCCGTCGCGCACCCACACGGTGGCGTTCATCGGTTCGAGCGGCGCATGGGCGAGATAGGGCACGCGATATTCGGCCTCTACCTTGGTCGCGGCGCTGCCGAAGGCATCCACCGCATCGCCATTCCCGGCTGCTTCGTCCCCGCCGCCGTCACCGGCTTCGTCGAGCGCTGCGGTGAAGCGGGCATACTGGTCATCGCTGGTGCGGATCGCGCTCTCGGGCTCGCTGTATTCGGCGGTGATGAGGTTTAGCGCTTGCTGCGCCTGCCAGTATCCATCGGCCACCACCGCGATGAAATCGCCCATGTTGAGGATCTGCAGCACGCCGGGCATGCCCTTTGCCTGTTCGGCCTGCATCGATGTCACGCGCGTGCCGGGCACGGGTACGCGGCGCAAGGCGGCGTAGCTGAGCTGCTGGTCGGGCACGACCGCGTCGATCCCGAAGCTGGCCGACCCGTCGACCTTGGCCGGGATGTCGAGCCGCGGCGCATCGGTGCCCATCAGGCGATAGGCCTTGGGCTGCTTGAGCGGTGGGGTCTGCGGCATGTCCTGTTCGGCCGCAGCCGCGGCGAATTCGGCATAGGGGGCTGACTTGCCCGAGGCGGCATGGCTCAGCATGCTGTTGGCGGTGACGATCTCGCTGGCCGGGACGCCCCAGCTCTTTGCCGCGGCGGCGACCAGCATGTGCCGCGCGGCCGCGCCCGCGATGCGCATGGTGTGCTGGCCGGTCGACCGGACCGAGGAACTGCCGCCGGTGATCATGGCGTCGGCCAGTCGCCCGATATTGGTGAACAGCCCGTTCCAGGTCGGCTCGAGCCAGTCGGGTGCGTTAACCGTGCCCGGCGCGACGAACAGCCGCGCGGTGTCGGTGACGATGTAATTGCCGTCTGCCGGCGCCTGCATCACCCGCACCAGCGACCAGTCGGCGTCGAGCTCGTCCGCCAGCATCTGGGCCAGCGCCGAATGCGCGCCCTGGCCCATCTCGCAATGCGGGACGATCGCGGTAGCGACATTGTTGGCGTCGATCTTGAGCCAGCTGTTGATCAGCTGTTCGCCCTCGCCATTCGCGACGATCGGGCCGAGCTTGCCGACCGGGTTGCCCGGGCGCACGCCCACACCGATCAGCAATGCGCCGCCGGTCAGGACACCCGCGCCGATGAAGCCGCGGCGGGTCCACTTGGCCGCGCGGCTGCGCTGCGGCTTGGGATTGTCGGCATTGTCCATCACGCAGCCTCCTCGGTCGAGGTGGGTTCGATCCCGGCGGCAACCTTGATCGCGCGGCGGATGCGGACATAGGTGCCGCAGCGGCAGATATTGCCCGACATGGCGGCGTCGATCTGTTCGTCGGTGGGGCGCGGAATGTCGCGCAGCAATGCGGTGGCCGCCATGATCTGGCCCGACTGGCAATAGCCGCATTGCGGTACCTGCTCGCTGATCCAGGCCTGCTGGATCCTGCTTAGCTCGCCATCGGGTCCGGCGATACCTTCGATGGTGGTGATTGCCTTGCCCTCGGCCTCCGAAACCGGGGTGGAGCAGCTGCGGATCGGCTGGCCGTCGAGGTGCACGGTGCAGGCCCCGCATTGGGCGATGCCGCAACCAAACTTGGTTCCGGTCATGCCCAGCTTTTCACGCACGACCCACAGGATCGGCGTGGCCGGATCGGCTTCTACCGTGGTCGGTTTGCCGTTGATCGTGAAGCTCACCATTGCGCCCTCGTACCTTGTCTCGAAATGTTCAGGCCAGAATGCGCGAGCGAAAACCGGTTGTCCACCGCAACCTATCTGCGAGTGGAAATTTGCCTATGGGGTCTGGGGGTTAGCGTCCCACGCGGGCCTTTCGAAGGTGACCAGTTCGGCGATCTCGCGCGATTGCGGGCCGATGGTCAAGGCATTCGCCACGCCGGGCAGGACAGCGACCGAAAAGATCTCGCCGATCACACCTTCGAGATAGAACCATTGTTCGAGAGCGCCCGTCTCCAGCGAGACGATGGCAATGCCGCAACGTGCTTCCTCGCCGCGTTGCGCCAGCCTTTCGTCCAGTGCCAGGCCTTCGAAGCGCCCATCGCGCGGCTTGGACAGCCCGATCAGCGCGTGTTTGCCGAACAGCGCCAGTCCGCGCAGGAAGCCGGGCTGGAAGCACAAGGGATCGAACCGGCCGCTATCGAGGTCGATCCGGCCAAGCTCGCCAGTGCCCGAATTGAGCACCCACAGCTCGCCATCGTGCCAGCGGGGCGAATGCGGCATGGACAGGCCTTGCGCCACGATCCGGTCGTTGGCGATGTCGATCACCAGTCCGCCATTGCGCCGGTGCGGGCGCCAGCCATCCTTGTCGTCAGACTGTGCCACCGCGGTGACATAGCGCGGCTGGCCCTCGACCATGGCGAGGCCGTTGAGGTGGCAGCGATCCTCCGGCGCCAGGGCGCTGATGAAATCGGGTTTCCACAAGGGGCGGAAACTGTGCGTCAGGCTCGGCTCGCACAGGCAGGAATAGCGCGTGTTGACCACCACCACCCCGCCGCTGTCGCGAATACCCAATTCGTGGAAGTCGATGTTGCCCATGACCTGCATGTTGCGCGGGATATAGAGCCGGTCATGCTTGCCATTGGCGCGTTCGTTGGGAGCGAGGACGTTCTCGAGCCGCACGAGCTGGGTCAGCGTGCCCAGGTAGATCCGTTGCGCATCGCCGACCACGCCCATCGCCTGCGGATAGAACGCCTCGTGCACCGCCAGCTTGCCGTCGGGCGAATGGCCGACGAGGTAGAGGTAGCCCGACTGGTAGGAGGTGAAGGCGAGCGAGATGCCGGCCTGGGCGAGATAGCCGGCGAGACCGGGCGAGAAGTCGAGCGTCACCTTCGGCGGTTCGCCTGATGGCGG from Erythrobacter mangrovi encodes:
- a CDS encoding TIGR03032 family protein; the encoded protein is MSETAAPPPPPSGEPPKVTLDFSPGLAGYLAQAGISLAFTSYQSGYLYLVGHSPDGKLAVHEAFYPQAMGVVGDAQRIYLGTLTQLVRLENVLAPNERANGKHDRLYIPRNMQVMGNIDFHELGIRDSGGVVVVNTRYSCLCEPSLTHSFRPLWKPDFISALAPEDRCHLNGLAMVEGQPRYVTAVAQSDDKDGWRPHRRNGGLVIDIANDRIVAQGLSMPHSPRWHDGELWVLNSGTGELGRIDLDSGRFDPLCFQPGFLRGLALFGKHALIGLSKPRDGRFEGLALDERLAQRGEEARCGIAIVSLETGALEQWFYLEGVIGEIFSVAVLPGVANALTIGPQSREIAELVTFERPAWDANPQTP